One stretch of Campylobacter sp. CCS1377 DNA includes these proteins:
- a CDS encoding MarC family protein, translating to MFYLETQLEAIMLWSITLLAVLNPFGNLTQFLAMCENLPTNLRQKLFRNILYTACIIVLIFLISGPYIMKYMFRIGLDDLRIAGGLILVIMAIKNLLFQASQVTKTFDGYQSLSEKELLKHSIVPMAFPMLVGPGTLSTVIVISEDSGMQIAIGAVIAAFAFMFILFHFAATVEKVVGKLILHVFSRISQVFIVAMGVKMIIVGIINIFAK from the coding sequence ATGTTTTATTTAGAAACTCAATTAGAAGCGATTATGCTTTGGTCTATCACTTTACTTGCGGTTTTAAATCCTTTTGGAAATTTAACTCAATTTCTTGCTATGTGTGAAAACTTACCTACAAATTTGCGTCAGAAGCTTTTTAGAAATATTCTTTACACCGCTTGCATTATTGTTTTGATTTTTCTTATTTCTGGTCCTTATATCATGAAGTATATGTTTAGGATAGGACTTGATGATTTAAGGATAGCAGGTGGGCTTATTTTGGTGATTATGGCGATAAAAAATCTTTTATTTCAAGCTTCACAGGTAACTAAAACCTTTGATGGTTATCAGAGTTTAAGTGAAAAAGAATTGCTTAAACATTCTATCGTTCCTATGGCTTTTCCTATGCTTGTAGGACCTGGGACTTTATCAACTGTGATTGTGATATCTGAAGATAGTGGGATGCAAATAGCTATTGGTGCTGTGATTGCGGCTTTTGCTTTTATGTTTATTTTATTTCATTTTGCTGCTACGGTTGAAAAAGTTGTAGGGAAATTAATCTTACATGTATTTTCAAGAATTTCGCAAGTTTTTATCGTAGCTATGGGGGTTAAAATGATTATTGTGGGGATTATTAATATTTTTGCTAAATAA
- a CDS encoding ShlB/FhaC/HecB family hemolysin secretion/activation protein: MKKLLIIPILLGNCLFAQASQEQSEMDISKFVANANDYSIDREYSDMIENSPYKNVPQNKNLNNTLKTKNAPIKNQENNQTKTPSSQNQKPIITKYKFHIDNEGETFESLKVSEEELQELLIDFRTKKFEIKDLQDISNIISYFFQINGYPSATAYVPQQELTDSIQVNIALGVLGKYIINNQTGTRDYAIESKLNQKLKGKIITIKTIEDSVYRVNEMYGVEALAALQAGENYGETDIVINVEQTQKVSAMVYGDNYGSQGAGIYRGGINVTFNNVARQGDSGSVFLQRSDEQQTNYGISYTTFYGNFKVTTGYSQGSYALGGELEDMGISGTSKDLTVNVSYPVFLTTTASLYLTSGFAYRDLKDYMMIWGFWPNDTFKHSFAYKFGIEGTYNGLSNNNFSYSAIITHGTVIGDNDNVRYANQQQRFLGQFAKLNVNINNSYFFHPLLTHVATISYQQVINGAKLDSSETMSLGGPYGVRAYRNGEADRDNAIIGNFGLRFTSPIPNFYITPFYDIGYAWFNKHAYGDDLFMDAFGLELLYIKPGSFYAKLDAARALHTYEDKDLGVKDGKPRARIYFSAGKYF, encoded by the coding sequence ATGAAAAAACTATTAATTATCCCTATATTGCTCGGCAATTGTTTATTTGCGCAAGCATCGCAAGAACAAAGCGAAATGGATATTTCTAAATTTGTTGCAAATGCAAATGATTACTCAATCGACCGCGAATATAGCGATATGATAGAGAATTCTCCTTATAAAAATGTCCCACAAAATAAAAACTTAAATAACACCTTAAAAACAAAAAATGCCCCTATTAAAAATCAAGAAAATAATCAAACCAAAACTCCCAGTAGTCAAAATCAAAAACCAATAATAACAAAATATAAATTTCATATCGACAATGAAGGAGAAACTTTTGAAAGTCTAAAAGTAAGCGAAGAAGAACTCCAAGAATTATTAATAGACTTTAGAACAAAAAAGTTTGAAATTAAAGATCTTCAAGATATTTCAAACATCATTTCCTACTTTTTTCAAATCAATGGCTATCCATCAGCAACTGCTTATGTTCCACAACAAGAGCTAACAGACAGTATTCAAGTAAATATCGCTTTAGGAGTTTTAGGAAAATACATTATTAATAATCAAACCGGTACAAGAGACTATGCTATAGAAAGTAAATTAAATCAAAAACTAAAAGGTAAAATCATTACCATAAAAACCATAGAAGATTCTGTTTATAGAGTAAATGAAATGTATGGAGTAGAAGCTTTAGCTGCACTTCAAGCGGGTGAAAATTACGGAGAAACTGATATTGTTATCAATGTAGAGCAAACTCAAAAAGTAAGTGCTATGGTTTATGGCGATAACTATGGCTCACAAGGTGCGGGGATATACCGCGGAGGTATCAATGTAACTTTCAACAATGTCGCAAGACAAGGTGATAGCGGAAGCGTTTTCTTGCAAAGAAGCGATGAGCAACAAACCAACTATGGCATCAGCTATACAACTTTTTATGGAAATTTTAAAGTTACCACAGGTTATTCTCAAGGAAGTTATGCTTTGGGTGGAGAACTTGAAGATATGGGAATTTCTGGAACTTCAAAAGATTTAACAGTTAATGTTTCTTATCCTGTATTTTTAACCACAACAGCATCTTTATATCTAACCAGTGGTTTTGCTTATAGGGATTTAAAAGACTATATGATGATTTGGGGATTTTGGCCAAATGACACTTTTAAACACAGTTTTGCTTATAAATTTGGTATAGAAGGAACTTATAACGGCTTAAGCAATAATAATTTTTCTTATAGTGCTATCATCACTCACGGAACTGTAATAGGTGACAATGATAATGTAAGATATGCAAATCAACAACAAAGATTTTTAGGACAATTTGCAAAACTTAATGTTAATATCAATAACTCTTATTTTTTCCACCCTTTACTTACCCATGTAGCCACCATTTCTTACCAACAAGTTATCAATGGCGCCAAACTTGACTCTTCAGAAACTATGTCTTTAGGTGGACCTTATGGAGTAAGAGCTTATAGAAACGGTGAAGCCGATAGAGATAATGCTATCATTGGAAATTTTGGCTTGCGTTTTACTTCGCCTATACCAAATTTTTATATCACTCCATTTTATGATATAGGCTATGCTTGGTTTAATAAACACGCATATGGAGATGATTTGTTTATGGATGCTTTTGGACTTGAGCTTTTATACATCAAACCGGGAAGCTTTTATGCCAAACTTGATGCCGCTAGAGCTTTACACACTTATGAAGATAAAGACTTGGGTGTAAAAGATGGCAAACCAAGAGCTAGAATTTATTTTAGTGCCGGAAAATACTTCTAA